The following coding sequences are from one Maniola hyperantus chromosome 7, iAphHyp1.2, whole genome shotgun sequence window:
- the LOC117984031 gene encoding KRAB-A domain-containing protein 2-like: protein MTRKVRTHLFYLLNLKKKPYYMKYDTIKDSNTDELLILKRRIPDDPVVEVLPATKCFDVIAEIHLLEHHAPSSEIAAKLKSTYFIPPTVISIFVRACNVCQSNSHWNVKCSNYISQFSVLCTILKLNSAPDNKFSHIIVYVDTLTNYVLIRPTYSKDIHVVAYELLKIFLDFGLPENLIVGESNVFYTTLMDILKSTDVFPCLPCVILKRNLYKLDWASQTTTLLIESWMRTRNTSNWAIGLKEIQWHLNNLLDFKILKSRKLKDDTNNNYSPFHAHFGFIPNHQVIQTTEELARTVVPVQSNKPETKNMKTFKDYCLKCGKKIYEIYYRSCVICKRKCHFDCCVIKVVESSSRVRNLEATCELCETRNNKLERNPKLLTLLLNS, encoded by the coding sequence ATGACGAGGAAAGTAAGAacgcatttattttatttgttaaatctaaaaaaaaaaccctactATATGAAATATGATACCATTAAAGACAGTAATACTGATGAATTACTAATTTTAAAGAGAAGGATTCCTGACGATCCTGTAGTGGAAGTATTACCAGCAACTAAATGTTTTGACGTAATAGCGGAAATACATTTGCTTGAACACCATGCCCCGTCTAGTGAAATAGCGGCAAAATTAAAATCGACCTATTTCATCCCACCGACTGTTATATCTATTTTTGTAAGAGCCTGTAACGTGTGTCAGTCTAACAGCCACTGGAATGTAAAGTGTTCAAATTATATTTCCCAATTTTCTGTTCTATgtacaatattaaaattaaattccgCTCCTGACAATAAATTCTCACATATTATAGTTTATGTGGACACATTGACCAATTATGTTCTGATTAGACCCACATACTCAAAAGACATTCATGTAGTTGCTTACGAACTCTTGAAAATATTTCTTGATTTTGGATTACCAGAAAACTTAATAGTTGGCGAAAGTAATGTATTTTATACAACTTTAATGGATATATTGAAATCTACAGATGTATTTCCATGTTTGCCATGTGTAATACTCAAAAGAAATCTTTATAAACTTGATTGGGCATCACAAACAACCACTTTACTTATAGAATCATGGATGAGGACACGAAACACTTCTAATTGGGCTATTGGTTTGAAAGAAATACAATGGCATTTGAATAACTTATTggactttaaaatattaaaatcaagaAAACTGAAAGATgacactaataataattattcaccgtttCATGCCCACTTTGGTTTTATACCAAATCACCAAGTCATTCAGACGACTGAAGAATTAGCAAGAACTGTTGTACCTGTTCAGTCAAACAAACCTGAAACAAAAAACATGAAGACTTTTAAAGATTACTGCTTGAAATGTGGTAAAAAAATTTATGAAATATATTATAGGAGCTGTGTTATATGCAAGAGGAAGTGCCATTTTGATTGCTGTGTTATAAAGGTGGTTGAATCATCATCACGTGTTCGAAACTTAGAAGCAACGTGTGAGCTGTGCGAGAcgagaaataataaattagaaaGAAACCCTAAGCTATTAACCTTATTACTTAACTCTTAA